One window of the Salvia miltiorrhiza cultivar Shanhuang (shh) chromosome 6, IMPLAD_Smil_shh, whole genome shotgun sequence genome contains the following:
- the LOC130988448 gene encoding potassium channel AKT1 isoform X2, which yields MLRLWRLRRVGALFARLEKDKNFNYFWVRCAKLVCVTLFAVHCAGCFYYLLAAHYPNPDKTWIGAAIENFHDTSIWLRYVTSIYWSITTLTTVGYGDLHAENTREMIFDIFYMLFNLGLTAYLIGNMTNLVVHGTSKTRQFRDTIQAASSFAQRNQLPARLQDQMLSHLCLKFRTDSEGLQQQETLDSLPKAIRSSISHFLFYALVEKAYLFRGVSNDLLFQLVSEMKAEYFPPKEDVILQNEAPTDFYILVTGAVDLLVLKNGVEQVVGEAKNGELCGEIGVLCYRPQLFTVRTKRLCQLLRLNRTTFLNIIQANVGDGTIIMNNLLQHLKQLKDPIMEGVLVETENMLARGRLDLPLTLCFAALRGDDLLLHHLLKRGLDPNESDNNGRTALHIAAAQGNENCVLLLLDFGADVNSRDSEGSIPLWEAMLGMHKQVVKLLSDNGATISTGDVGLFACTGAEQNNLDLLKEIVRRGGDITRPKSNGCTALHVAVCEGNIEMVRFLLDQGADVYKGDENGWTARDLAEQQGHDEIKELFDSYKGAKTEEPAVTIPEGRHGVRFLEKFRSEPTISPVNQDSSFPAPDASWGRSRPRRRTSNFYNSLFGIMSAAQLGDDSSHVPVDNNATGAAPAVRRTYAARVTVSCPEKGDLAGKLVLLPQSFQELLEIGAQKYGFVPAKILSKDGATIDDIQLIRDGDQLVFVSDDRNYETD from the exons ATGCTTCGTCTCTGGCGTCTTAGAAGAGTTGGCGCCTTATTTGCACG ATTGGAGAAAGATAAGAACTTCAACTACTTTTGGGTTAGGTGTGCCAAGCTCGTCTGT GTAACTCTGTTTGCAGTTCATTGTGCTGGTTGCTTCTATTATCTACTTGCTGCCCATTACCCTAATCCAGATAAGACTTGGATTGGAGCAGCCATAGAGAATTTCCATGATACAAGCATATGGCTGCGCTACGTGACTTCAATTTATTGGTCCATTACAACTCTGACAACTGTTGGCTATGGAGATTTGCATGCTGAAAACACAAGGGAGATGATATTCGATATCTTTTACATGCTTTTCAACTTGGGGCTAACGGCATACTTGATCGGAAATATGACAAATTTGGTGGTCCATGGGACTAGTAAAACCCGACAATTT AGAGATACAATTCAAGCAGCTTCAAGTTTTGCACAAAGGAATCAATTGCCTGCTCGCCTTCAAGACCAGATGCTTTCACATTTGTGCTTAAAGTTCCGAACTGACTCTGAGGGGCTTCAGCAGCAAGAGACTCTTGATTCTCTTCCGAAAGCCATTCGATCAAGTATTTCCCACTTCCTTTTCTACGCTCTAGTAGAAAAGGCATACTTGTTTCGTGGAGTGTCCAATGATTTACTCTTCCAGCTG GTATCTGAGATGAAGGCCGAGTATTTCCCTCCCAAAGAAGACGTGATCCTGCAGAACGAAGCTCCAACTGACTTTTATATCCTTGTCACAGGGGCAGTG GATTTATTGGTCCTTAAAAATGGAGTAGAACAG GTGGTTGGAGAGGCCAAAAATGGTGAGCTATGTGGAGAGATTGGTGTCCTTTGTTATAGGCCTCAACTGTTCACAGTGCGTACAAAAAGATTATGCCAGCTATTGCGTCTTAACCGCACCACATTTCTGAACATTATTCAGGCAAATGTTGGAGATGGGACAATAATCATGAATAACCTTCTGCAG CATTTGAAGCAATTGAAGGACCCGATAATGGAGGGAGTTCTTGTAGAGACTGAGAACATGCTTGCTCGAGGAAGATTGGATCTACCTCTCACACTGTGTTTTGCAGCACTTAGGGGAGACGACTTGCTATTGCATCATCTGCTGAAGAGGGGTCTTGATCCAAATGAATCCGATAATAACGGGAGAACAGCTCTG CATATAGCAGCAGCACAAGGAAATGAGAACTGTGTGCTTCTTTTGCTGGATTTTGGGGCAGATGTCAACAGTAGAG ATTCAGAGGGAAGTATACCACTATGGGAGGCCATGCTTGGCATGCACAAGCAAGTTGTAAAGCTATTATCGGATAACGGTGCTACAATAAGCACCGGCGATGTTGGTCTGTTTGCTTGCACTGGTGCTGAACAAAATAATCTGGATTTGCTCAAGGAAATTGTTCGTCGTGGAGGGGATATCACTCGACCAAAGAGCAATGGGTGTACGGCTCTTCACGTTGCAGTTTGTGAAGGCAACATCGAAATGGTCAGATTCCTCCTTGACCAAGGTGCTGATGTATACAAGGGGGATGAAAATGGCTGGACAGCACGGGATCTTGCTGAGCAGCAAGGCCACGATGAGATTAAGGAGCTCTTTGATTCTTACAAAGGGGCAAAGACTGAAGAACCTGCTGTCACAATCCCCGAGGGGCGCCACGGAGTTCGTTTCTTGGAAAAATTTAGAAGTGAACCAACTATTTCACCTGTTAACCAGGACTCCTCATTTCCAGCACCCGATGCATCGTGGGGAAGGTCACGTCCTAGGCGTAGGACCAGTAATTTCTACAATTCTCTGTTTGGAATAATGTCGGCAGCACAACTGGGAGATGACAGCTCACATGTGCCTGTAGACAACAATGCTACAGGTGCTGCACCGGCAGTTAGAAGAACTTATGCTGCCAGAGTGACTGTGAGCTGCCCCGAGAAAGGGGATCTAGCAGGAAAGCTCGTCCTACTTCCGCAAAGCTTTCAAGAACTACTTGAAATTGGGGCACAGAAGTATGGATTCGTTCCTGCAAAAATTTTGAGCAAAGATGGTGCTACAATTGATGATATACAGCTGATCAGAGATGGTGATCAATTAGTGTTTGTGAGTGATGATAGGAACTATGAAACTGATTGA
- the LOC130988448 gene encoding potassium channel AKT1 isoform X1, translating into MADAYGNTRGGGLLRVSMCGGADADAQAREIEQLSREGSQYSLSTGILPSLGARSNRRVRLRPYIVSPYDRRYRAWQNFLVVLVVYTAWVSPFEFGFLDTPAKPLSVTDNIVNGFFFIDIVLTFFVAYLDRSTYLLVDNRKRIAKKYIFSWFLLDAISTIPSELARKILPKPLRTYGVFNMLRLWRLRRVGALFARLEKDKNFNYFWVRCAKLVCVTLFAVHCAGCFYYLLAAHYPNPDKTWIGAAIENFHDTSIWLRYVTSIYWSITTLTTVGYGDLHAENTREMIFDIFYMLFNLGLTAYLIGNMTNLVVHGTSKTRQFRDTIQAASSFAQRNQLPARLQDQMLSHLCLKFRTDSEGLQQQETLDSLPKAIRSSISHFLFYALVEKAYLFRGVSNDLLFQLVSEMKAEYFPPKEDVILQNEAPTDFYILVTGAVDLLVLKNGVEQVVGEAKNGELCGEIGVLCYRPQLFTVRTKRLCQLLRLNRTTFLNIIQANVGDGTIIMNNLLQHLKQLKDPIMEGVLVETENMLARGRLDLPLTLCFAALRGDDLLLHHLLKRGLDPNESDNNGRTALHIAAAQGNENCVLLLLDFGADVNSRDSEGSIPLWEAMLGMHKQVVKLLSDNGATISTGDVGLFACTGAEQNNLDLLKEIVRRGGDITRPKSNGCTALHVAVCEGNIEMVRFLLDQGADVYKGDENGWTARDLAEQQGHDEIKELFDSYKGAKTEEPAVTIPEGRHGVRFLEKFRSEPTISPVNQDSSFPAPDASWGRSRPRRRTSNFYNSLFGIMSAAQLGDDSSHVPVDNNATGAAPAVRRTYAARVTVSCPEKGDLAGKLVLLPQSFQELLEIGAQKYGFVPAKILSKDGATIDDIQLIRDGDQLVFVSDDRNYETD; encoded by the exons ATGGCGGATGCATATGGCAACACTAGAGGCGGTGGCCTGCTGAGGGTTTCAATGTGCGGCGGCGCCGACGCCGACGCTCAAGCACGTGAGATTGAACAGCTCTCGCGCGAAGGCAGCCAATACAGCCTCTCCACTGGGATTCTTCCCTCACTTGGCGCCAGAAGTAATCGCAGAGTTAGGCTTCGTCCTTACATCGTCTCACCTTACGATCGCCGCTACAg AGCATGGCAAAACTTTCTTGTTGTGTTGGTTGTTTATACTGCTTGGGTGTCTCCATTCGAATTCGGGTTTCTTGATACGCCGGCAAAGCCTCTCTCCGTCACGGACAATATTGTCAACGGATTTTTCTTTATTGACATTGTCCTTACATTCTTTGTAGCTTATCTGGATAGAAGCACATATCTTCTTGTTGATAACCGGAAGAGGATTGctaagaaatatatattttcgtgGTTCCTGTTAGATGCCATATCTACGATCCCATCTGAGCTTGCTCGGAAGATACTGCCCAAACCATTACGAACTTATGGAGTATTCAATATGCTTCGTCTCTGGCGTCTTAGAAGAGTTGGCGCCTTATTTGCACG ATTGGAGAAAGATAAGAACTTCAACTACTTTTGGGTTAGGTGTGCCAAGCTCGTCTGT GTAACTCTGTTTGCAGTTCATTGTGCTGGTTGCTTCTATTATCTACTTGCTGCCCATTACCCTAATCCAGATAAGACTTGGATTGGAGCAGCCATAGAGAATTTCCATGATACAAGCATATGGCTGCGCTACGTGACTTCAATTTATTGGTCCATTACAACTCTGACAACTGTTGGCTATGGAGATTTGCATGCTGAAAACACAAGGGAGATGATATTCGATATCTTTTACATGCTTTTCAACTTGGGGCTAACGGCATACTTGATCGGAAATATGACAAATTTGGTGGTCCATGGGACTAGTAAAACCCGACAATTT AGAGATACAATTCAAGCAGCTTCAAGTTTTGCACAAAGGAATCAATTGCCTGCTCGCCTTCAAGACCAGATGCTTTCACATTTGTGCTTAAAGTTCCGAACTGACTCTGAGGGGCTTCAGCAGCAAGAGACTCTTGATTCTCTTCCGAAAGCCATTCGATCAAGTATTTCCCACTTCCTTTTCTACGCTCTAGTAGAAAAGGCATACTTGTTTCGTGGAGTGTCCAATGATTTACTCTTCCAGCTG GTATCTGAGATGAAGGCCGAGTATTTCCCTCCCAAAGAAGACGTGATCCTGCAGAACGAAGCTCCAACTGACTTTTATATCCTTGTCACAGGGGCAGTG GATTTATTGGTCCTTAAAAATGGAGTAGAACAG GTGGTTGGAGAGGCCAAAAATGGTGAGCTATGTGGAGAGATTGGTGTCCTTTGTTATAGGCCTCAACTGTTCACAGTGCGTACAAAAAGATTATGCCAGCTATTGCGTCTTAACCGCACCACATTTCTGAACATTATTCAGGCAAATGTTGGAGATGGGACAATAATCATGAATAACCTTCTGCAG CATTTGAAGCAATTGAAGGACCCGATAATGGAGGGAGTTCTTGTAGAGACTGAGAACATGCTTGCTCGAGGAAGATTGGATCTACCTCTCACACTGTGTTTTGCAGCACTTAGGGGAGACGACTTGCTATTGCATCATCTGCTGAAGAGGGGTCTTGATCCAAATGAATCCGATAATAACGGGAGAACAGCTCTG CATATAGCAGCAGCACAAGGAAATGAGAACTGTGTGCTTCTTTTGCTGGATTTTGGGGCAGATGTCAACAGTAGAG ATTCAGAGGGAAGTATACCACTATGGGAGGCCATGCTTGGCATGCACAAGCAAGTTGTAAAGCTATTATCGGATAACGGTGCTACAATAAGCACCGGCGATGTTGGTCTGTTTGCTTGCACTGGTGCTGAACAAAATAATCTGGATTTGCTCAAGGAAATTGTTCGTCGTGGAGGGGATATCACTCGACCAAAGAGCAATGGGTGTACGGCTCTTCACGTTGCAGTTTGTGAAGGCAACATCGAAATGGTCAGATTCCTCCTTGACCAAGGTGCTGATGTATACAAGGGGGATGAAAATGGCTGGACAGCACGGGATCTTGCTGAGCAGCAAGGCCACGATGAGATTAAGGAGCTCTTTGATTCTTACAAAGGGGCAAAGACTGAAGAACCTGCTGTCACAATCCCCGAGGGGCGCCACGGAGTTCGTTTCTTGGAAAAATTTAGAAGTGAACCAACTATTTCACCTGTTAACCAGGACTCCTCATTTCCAGCACCCGATGCATCGTGGGGAAGGTCACGTCCTAGGCGTAGGACCAGTAATTTCTACAATTCTCTGTTTGGAATAATGTCGGCAGCACAACTGGGAGATGACAGCTCACATGTGCCTGTAGACAACAATGCTACAGGTGCTGCACCGGCAGTTAGAAGAACTTATGCTGCCAGAGTGACTGTGAGCTGCCCCGAGAAAGGGGATCTAGCAGGAAAGCTCGTCCTACTTCCGCAAAGCTTTCAAGAACTACTTGAAATTGGGGCACAGAAGTATGGATTCGTTCCTGCAAAAATTTTGAGCAAAGATGGTGCTACAATTGATGATATACAGCTGATCAGAGATGGTGATCAATTAGTGTTTGTGAGTGATGATAGGAACTATGAAACTGATTGA